The genomic segment GTCCACGCACATCCTCCAGGACTGGTCCTTCTTCTTCACCAGTACGGGATTGGCTAACCAGGTCGGTTAGTATACCTGCAGGATGATTTTGGATTCCAGCAACTTGCCGACCTCCTTCTTGATCACATCATTCCTTTCGGGGGCGAAACTGCTCTTCTTCTGCTTCACCGGCTTAAAGCGGGGATCTACGTTGAGGTGGTGGACGGCCAGATCAGTTGGGATCTTAGGCATATCCTCAACCATCCATGCGAATACTTGGGAGTATTCTATCAACAGGGCCTTCAAACCCTCCTTCTCCTCGGAAGGTAACGATGCACCGATACGGAGGATCTGGTCAGGCCTGTCCTCCCTCAAGGGGAACTCCTCGATCTCGTCCTGGGTGCCCAACTGTCGGGCCTCCTCGCCCGGGATGTAGGGCTCCAGGCTGGTCGTCTGGGCGATCACCTTCTCATGTCCCCGGAGCACGGTCAGGTAGCAAGCTCTGGCCACCTCTGGATCTCCATGCACCTCAGCTATTCCTCCCGGGGAGGGGAATTTGACGCTGAGGTGGAGAGACAAGGGAATGGCTCGGAGGGCATTCAAGGCGGGCCGTCCCAAGAACACGTTGTATGGGGATTGTTGTTTGACCACCACAAAGTTGATGGGGATGGTCCGGCATTTGGGCGCCTGCCCTACCGTGACCATCAGGGTGATCATCCCCTCCGGATTGATGGGCGGTCCGGTGAAACCCACTAGGGGTGTCCGAACCGGGGTTAGCTGTCCGTCCTCCAGACCGAACTCCTTGAACACCCGGTAGAACAGGATGTCCACCGCACTCCCCTGGTCGACGTACACTTTCTTCACCCGGTAGTTATTGGTCACGACGTCTATCGCGATGGCCTCGTGGTTTCCAGACGCCAGGGTAACCGCATCCCTTGGTCCGAAGGTGATCTCCTCATCCATGCACAAGCGTTTCAGGGAGTCATCCCCCTCGGGGGGGAGGCCGCCTGTTCTTCCGAGCTGCATGGCTGTCCCCCTCCGTGGGCCCCCAACAATGGTGTTTATCACCCCTGCTAAGTTCTGATTGTCCTGGTCGGGGGAGTTGCCCCGAGGAACGTCACGCCGCTCAGGGCGACCGTGACGCGGGCCCTCGCCCCTGTCTCCGCGGTAGGTGCGTCCTGGCTCCTGACCAGGTCGACCTTGCCGCACCAATCGCCCCAGGAAACCGCGCTGGATTAGGTCTTCGATCTCCTTTCGCAGGGCCCAACACCCCTCCGTATCATGCCCAACATCACGGTGGAAGGCACAGTATCGGTCCTGATTTCTCTTGTTCCGGGGTGTCCCCATCTTAGGTGGCCGTTGCCCTAGGCCCTCCGCCTCCATAACGGCCAGAATCTGGGTTCTGGGCCGAGTTAGGGGGGTGTAGCCTTTTTCCGGAAGCGGCGGTTGAGCGAAGATTTTCTCCTTTGTGAGCCGATCGAAAACAATCTTCTTGGCCGGGCCGTCCTTGTTCTCGGGGGGGTTTCCCCGTCCTCTCCGATCTCCGATCTCCCGATCTGACTCCCTCTTCAGGCAAGTCACCTCCTCCGCATTAGCGGCGGCGTGTGCCCTGGTCAAGAGCTCCTCTAGGCCTCCAGGAGGCTTCTCGACGAGCTTGTAGTAGagctccttcgccttgagcccgtTCATAAAGGCGGTCATGACTACATTTTCGTCCTTGTCCCTGATCTGCAAGCTCTCCGTGTTGAAGCGGGTCATGAAATTCATCAGGGACTCGTCCGGCCTCTGCTTGATTGCCATCAAGTGGGCCGCGTTTTTCGAGTAAGTCTTTGAGGAGACGAACTGGGCGGCGAACTGTCTGGCCAGCTCGGGGAAACTCCGAATGGACCCCGGTGCCAGACCCTGAAACCAGTGCCGGGCCTTCCCCTTCAGAAACATGGGGAAGGTTTTGCAGCGGACTGCATCCGCAGCTGTTTGCAGACGCATGTGCGTCAGGAAGACCGAGAGGTGGTCTTCCGGGTCGGTCGAGGCGTCGTACAGCTCGATGTTCGGGATCTTGAATCTCCGGGGTAGTGGGTAGTCCTCTATCTCCCGGGTAAAAGGCGAGTTAGTGTAGTTGTCCTCGTACAACTGCGGCCGCAGGATCTGCTCAAACTCGTCCCGGACAGGCTTCCACTGGGGGGGTCCCGCGGCCGGCTCTTGATAGATCGGGCGGGGGAGCGCTCAGGCTCCTTTCGAGCAAGCTTCCACGAGAAGGGATTCCTTGGCCGGCCCCCAACGGACCGGTCGCAACAGTACCTCTCGTTATCCCCGACCACCGAGGCTCGCGGTCGTGGGGGAGTCCGTGGCCGTTTCCTCCTGGGGGGCTGGTCCCGTGACTCATCCTCCGAGGGAACGGGAGATGATTCCCGCTCCTTCCCCTTCGCATTGGAGGTTTGTGCGCCCCCGGCTTCACCCCCCTCCTTTGCCTGTCGAATTATATCCTCTAGCATGAGGAGGTTCTCCGTTACGAATTGAAAAATCTGCTGTCTCCGTTCCCCTGAAAGGGCTGAGCCCCCGGCGTCCCGAGCCGCCTCGGTCTCCATTCGCCGGGACCCCTCGCCTGCCCCGGGATCGGTGTTCTCTACGGTTCGCTTGGAACGTGTTCTCGCCATCAACACAACTACTCGTACCTTTCttcgttcccacagacggcgccaactgaagaagcGCTGAGCTTCCCAGGACCAAGCTGACCTGATGAGCTCGGCGTGCTGATGAGGAGAGCGCGTCCCAAGCCTGCAAAGCAGACAAGAGGGTGATCTGACATGGGAGCCCCGAGGTcgtccccgagggcactccgacggtcaagttagttctCCGGTGAGTGAGATTCACGGGAAGTAACACAGTCGGGAGTAACTGGCGtatagtgagcgtaccttgtgCAGTTGATGTGTGTTACCATTTATACCTGCTTGGGAGTCCGACCTCCATACGTTTCGGGACCTGCCCAGAATAGTCTCAATCCCGCTCTGAGGGGGATCCTCCCCGCCCTCTACGGGATCGTTCCCTGGAGCTCCTCGGAGCCCTAGCAGCGGAGGACCACGGGACGGTTCCCATGGGCCCGGGGTCTAAACCCAACTCAGGCCtccctgggctgccacgtgtatAGGCCCAGGACGGGGCCTCTGCACTCTCCAACTTGAGGTTCTTATGGGTTTGGGACAGTTGTCTCTTGCGAGTCTCGACTTCTTAGGAGGAAGCATCCAACTGATTGGAAAGGCGTTTTTGGCCTCCAATGTATTGGCCAAAACTGGGATCATGTCCTCAAACCTCTTAGTCACCTGACAACAAGAATAGTACATAAGAagacaaaggaaaagaagaaggaagaacAAACGATAAAAGGATAGTCCCCAACTTAAACTGTCACAACGCAGTAATGCTGCAAGAGGCTGGAGTGAGGAGTCGCCTTGATAAAGTTATAACTTCTGGGCAAGATGGCGCCCTGAAGTAATTTTCGAGTAACCTTGAGATATTGATCTCGATCATTGATGGATAAATTTCAAGAAGAGCAGAAGTGCATTAGATGGCAGTGAGTGACGGAAGTGGACCTCTGATCAAACGGCACTGTACTCAAGCATTGCCACATATTGGGTAGAGGATTAGTTCTAACTTGCTCCTATGCCGTGTTCACCCCATAGTGCTCTGCCTCTTTGGCAGAGTGAGGTGTTTCTTCTCAAACATGGGAGGAAGAAGTCTTTTTCTCTATCTGGGCCTTCTTGGCCATAGACTTTTTCCGCTTCTTTTTTCCTACATCCCTGATCTGAGCAGGTTGTGTTGGAATTGACACTTGGATAGGGGGCTGAAGTAGCGAAAGTAGCAGTGGCGTGAGTTGTAGATGTTGGAACCAAACTGGTAGTTTCGGATAGAGATAGCGGCTGAAAGAATTTCTTCATTGCGAAAGAAACAAGTATgagttaaaaaaaagaagaagaacaaaattATGTAGAACAAGATGAAAACAAGCAGTATGGGTATCCATCTCTTTTGGAGAAAGATCTTTGGTCTTATTAGAAGAATTTGAAAAGTCTGAATGGATGAACCTAACAGCATTAAGTTAAACAGAAGAGAACTCCTTCACATTCAACTTAATGTCCGAAACAAATAACAGGTTCAGTTCAACCTCAGGAAAAGGTAAAAGAAAGGCATTAGAGACTTATGTTCTCTCCCTTCACACTAATGGTGAAAAACCTagattttttacaaaaaaaaaaaaaaaaaaactgggcTTTTCAGTTTTTAATGGAGGAAGAAACTGCAACAAATAGTTCGCGAGTCTGATGCTTGCTCTCACTTCGATGAGCGAAGTAGAACCAATTCGGAAAATGACCTGACACTTTCATATAGAAGTAAGAGCGGAACATGTTCAAAgaataagaaattttcaaaatctagcaaaagatgaaaaaatcaaaaaatgacTGAATTGCATTGGGGATGAACTGAGTAATTCAAATACCTCAAAAAATCAGAATTTCAAAAAGGAATGAGGAAATAGAAATGCGTAGACTAGCTATGAACTAATCCCTATAAATAGCTGCATATTGGGAGGAAAGTTGGCAGGCAACCTTTGATCGACGAGATCCTTGGGCCTCAAATTGAGAAGGAATTGAATAAGTCCTCACCAATTGATGGACATCCTCCTAATCTAGAATAGGAGGAATAGAATTGATTTCATCAAAATCGATCCATTGTAAGAAAGAGGGGACGGAGGAAGTTCCCTCTACAGTGGTCTTTCTGTCGTAGTTTCGGGCATAACTACCTGGACAGGAGCCTCAGAAGCAGCTTGAAAAATGTATTCGGGGAAACTCATGACTTGAATAGAACAATGAATAGCAGTTGGGATATACTCATaattagggttgcaaacgagccgagtcgagtcgagctttgagctaatcgagccgagcctcgactgaattttaccaagctcgagctcgagctcgacgagccggcaattttcaagttcgagctcgagctcgaaaaaaataaaaaataattattttatttttaaaaaaataaataaaataatatttttttcttaataaataataaaatattaaggatatatacgtaattttactataaaaataaaaaataaaaaaataaatatataatatacgtaattttattattaaataaaaataaaaaaatatatatatatatatactcaagctcgcgagccggctcgcgagctaacgagcttaatattctgagctcgagttcgagttcgagtttgactcgagctcgatattaatcaagctcgactcgagtttgacgcgagcggctcgattcgtttgcagccctactcaTAATCACAAGAACTAGAAGATGAGGTAGAAGATAAGGTGGAAAGAACTTCTACATGCACGGATGGCCAAACTGCCCTATGTCTAGGAGTCGAGGTGGTAATATCGGACTGTTCTGAAGAAGATATAAAAGATAAAGAGAGGAGAAGTTACTAGTGACAGTGAAAGGACAATTTAGGTAGGAGAACTTTTCTGGTAGAAGCCTAACCGTTGAAAATAAAGTAAGCGAATAGACTAAAGAGAAGACTTGATAAAGGGAAGAAGAATGAAATGGCAATAGTGAACTCTATTTATAAGGACCACTAGAgtgggaagaagaaaaaatttttgaatttaaatCGAGTGACAGTTATTAATGAGAGAGGTGACAGTTGACAAGATGGAAGTCTGAAATGTCAAAAGTAATGATGACGGTGATATGCACCATTGGCTGAATTGACACGTCCCTGAAATTAAGATTAGATTCAGTTAGTCGTACAATAAATCTGGTCTCGAAGGGGGCTAATGTAGAGGAAAAAATCCTTTGTGGATACGTGTCAGGGTCGGAGCTCCTTATTCGAGTTTTTCTCTCTCGAATTGAATTGGAGTAGCAAGCATCTTAGTTCTGAGGAGTTTATTTTTCGGGATAAGATTAGAACTTGAATTCAAAGGGGACTTTACTCCTAGTAATCTAGTAGGATTCATACTCTTGAATGAGATAACTACTATATGTAAGAGATCAAGTTAGATACTCTCGTAACTTATCAGGAAAAATCATATAAATAGTGACGGGTTGAACCAAGAAAATGTATAATATACAACACAATACGCTTATTTTATTCTATACCTTAATCTTTTGATTGACTTGAGCATCGGAGCCATGACGGGGGGTTAGTCCCATAGTTCGATTCTTTGCAAATCAGCTTGATTTCGTTCACTGGACGTCCTACTTAGATCGTGCTCCTTGGCAGGTCTTTCAATAAGCAAAGGGCTGTTCAGCATCTGCTGTGCTCTGAGGTAAACACAATATtctgatgattaataaaatccATCGTGTTTCCAAATTCCACCTTAATGGCACCTTTAGGAAAGAAAGTCTCAGTGGCCAAAAAGGACTGAAGTTTCTCCATCATTGTCGTCATGAGCTACGAAATATCAGTAGTGATCAGTATCTTGTTTTATTGTCAGCATCAGATGCCAAACTCTATATATCTTCAAAGCTCAATCAAGCTGGGCACTGAAGATATAATAGTAAGTAGGAAGATAAAAATGGGTAGAGTGCAGGCAACATCAGACAACTACTTGTGAAAGTTCATCAAGTAACTCTACATCTGCATGTGGTTCTTTTCTTCATCAACTCACCCCATTTTGACCTttccattttgaataaacctTTCCGCCAGAACAGAACTGTAAAGTTGTTGAGTAGGTAATTAACAACCATGGAGCTTGTGTCggctttgtttctttttaatttttgatagGAGTAATATTATATACAAGAGGGTAACCTGACACGTCACATCTCATTCTCGAGAGAAAATTGAAATAATTGGATAAAGTGTTATttgaatattatttggaataattactgtagcactttttgtgatgtgatgtatgtaagataaaaaggtggttggaaatataaaaagataagttgaaaaatgtgtttatgatgtaagcgaaatattatttcaaataaaatggTATCCAAACGAACCGACTAGATCAAGAAAAGAAACTGGGCACCCGCTCACTGggctttaattttcttttttctttttggtttagTACTCCCCACAAGAGTGAAATTACACAGGAGCCCTCAaggctttctttgtttttttttccccctagaaAATTCCTCCTACAAAGCAATGCCCCCGCTGGCTAGTTAGTTTTCTCTTCTTCCCTCCGCTGCCTCCGCCGACTGGACCCATCCCAACAGCCCAAGcggagagagaagaaaaaagaaactctCCAGTCCTGTCCTGAGTCcggaaaattaaaaagaagaaatactAGTAGCCAGTAGCCGTAGCCGCAGTAGTTAGGTGTAGCAAAATGGATCAGGCGGATCAGGTGGCGAAGGCATTCGTGGACCACTACTATTCAACCTTCGACACCAATCGGAGCGGGTTGGGTAACCTGTATCAAGACCAGTCCATGTTGACATTCGAAGGCGAGAAGTTTCAGGGCTCCTCCAACATCCTTGCCAAATTGACTGGTTTGCCCTTCCAGCAGTGCCAGCACGGCATCACCACCGTCGATTGCCAGCCCTCTGGTCCTGCCGGTGGCATGCTTGTCTTTGTCTCCGGTCTTCTCGTGGTCGACGGCGGGGAGCACCCCCTCAAGTTCAGCCAGGTATCCCCCGCCTTTCTTTTTAAACCCCCCCCCCTCTTCTCCAACctccaataaataaatttccTGTTATTCCTTTTTGATTGGAATTAAACACTGAGATATCATAACGTTCGGTGTTGATGATTATTTTTAGCATGTTAATTTAACTGAGGATTAAATATCTGGCAACAGTAACTTTATACTGCAGTTCATTTCATACACGATATCACGTGTCTTAATCGTTTTAGCATGTAGTATAATGAGAAATGAGCACTTTTTAACTGTGGTGGGTGACTTTCCTTTTGCACCCTGTAAACCTTCCGTCAATGTTCACTTGGAAACCAATTTTTAGTTTGGGAAATCTTGCATCTCTTTTAATTTGTCCAGGTGCAGTCGTTGAGGATTTTCACAATACTAAAGGAATGATACCAACGTTCTCTTTAATAACTTGGCCTGATGGCCCACTTGCGATCCATTTGGACCAAAGTGAGAGGTGTCAAAAAAAGAGTTCAGGATGCTAAGCATTTGAAATTTGAGTTTGGAGTCCATGAGGGTGTTGAAGTGGAATTTGCCCTTTTTAACTGTTGAGCCGTCGATATCTGTTTTATTTTGGGCTCTAATTGAAAGATTGTGAGAAGATGGAATTGTTGTCATTCTAGTCTGGCGATTGACCACGTTCAAATAGTTATTCTGCTAATGAAGGTTGATGTTGGCAACTTCATTAATTGTTTGCTCCATATTTTGGTGTCAATGAACTACTTTCCATTCATAGCTGCAGATGCAACATGCTTGACTAGCATTTCTGCATTGCGCTGAACTCTTTAACTGCAATATTGGTATCCATATTGATACAGACTACCTATTTTGTATTGCTTCTCTGTTGCGTAAAGTGTAACTTCTTTAATGTGTAATACATTCTACACAAACCATCTGCTGTGAATAAGGTCCCAGATGATTTGTTCACTTCTTCTGGCTTTTGCTCGAGAAATATTCCCGTCTAATATTGGTATCTTTAATGACACAGACTGCCTATTTTGCGTTGCTTCCCTTTACGCAGAGGGCAATTTCATAAATATGTGTACTACCTTCTCCACCGACCATTTACTTTGCATATGGATCCAGATTGTTTCACCACTTTTGTCTTTTGCTTGAGAGAATAGTTCCTGTTTAAGGTTGTACATATGTAGTTTACTACAAGTCTAGAACAGCTACTTAATCACATAGTATTGCAAGGTCTTAACAATGTGCTACCCTCTGTGCGATGCCTagttggtttggaagattgttGGCTTTTGCTGGGTTTCAGCTTTATTTCTGTTGCTTAAAATCATCTATTCCTTTTGGTGATACTGTTAAACTCTAAGTGCGACATAGTTCTTCTGGTCAATACTGTTCAAACAACTTCTCCATTCTGCTTTTGTGCTTTAGCTTGATGACTCTTTAAGGAAATTGATTTAGGATAATTTGTTGTTTTCACTTGTAAGCATTTGAAGTGCTCTCAAGTTGATATCCACATAAGCATATGATTGCTGTGCTTTCTAGTTACACGGAAAGTAGTAACATCAGTTCTGTGTGTTTATTCTGAATGTGGTTGTCTTTTGTGTGCCCGTTCATTCTTCCATTGCTTCTGCATATTTGTTGGTCGCTAATACTTGCCATCTGATTTTGCGGCAGATGTTCCATTTGATGCCCACTCCTCAGGGTAGCTTTTATGTGCTGAATGACATTTTCCGGTTGAATTACGCGTGATGCGGTACATGTCCGTTTGTTAAATCACTGGGGTCGAATGCTGCCCCAAGTGCCATAAACCAAATTAGTTTCAGCTTTGAATTCTAGCTTTCCAGTGTCCAAACTTGGCATTTTCGGGATGTTCAGTAATTGTTTGTCTTCGTCTATGGTGACTGGCGGATGGTTGAGTTGTCATTAGACCTATTTTAATGCTGCGTTAATTTTGCcaagaattttcaaatgaattggATAGTGATATTTGAACTAATTGGTTGAGAATTGTATCTCTCTCATCAAATCTGCGTCCTGATTCCAACTTGATTGAAGGAAAAACATTAAGGTGTGGTGATGTAATCTGAGATCTTTTTAGTACCGTGGTTGACTGGAACAATTGATACTCGGACAGAGTAATTTGCCTGCTTGCTTGCGTGGACATTTCGCAAGCAAAACATTTGTGTTTTGCTATTCTTCATTGTCTACATCAAATACTGGGAGTTCCACACGGGGAAGCTCTGGAATCTTTAGATCCGGCAGAGATGAGGCCGCAAGAATTGGCTTTGGCATCACAGAGGAGGCTAGTTTATCTACTTCCTGACCCGTAATTCTTCTGTTACCTTTCAGCAGCCCGGTGATCATACCCCCCAAGGATTTAAATGGGTGGCTTAATCCTTCTTTGACCTTCAGAATGAGCGAGACTTGGGAAAGCTGCCAGGCAACAGTGAGAACAATCATGGCTGACAGAAGACAATGAGTGATAAAGTTCTGCCTCTTAACTTCGTTAAGCTCCTTAATGATATCTTCTTTCCCAATTTCGGAGCTCGAGTCCCCCTTCCTTGCTTCATTTGCAGTCTCACTCTTCTCGCCAGCTTCAGCTTCAGCTTCAGGGTTGGGTACCTTACTATTGTCAGCTGATGCTTTGGGTTCCTCGAGCATGCCATCTTCTTGCAAGGCATCTAACTGTTAAAATTACAGGCGCCAAAGCTGATTAATCCTTTGACAAGTAACGCGTTGAGAATTCAGTTAATGTGTTACTAAGACTTCTGGGCATAGGAGCAAAAGATGGATTAGATTTCCAATTAAGCAAGTTAATAAGtccagaaagaaagaaatagcAATAGCGTACGTCTGTGGACTATCAAAAATATTTCTCAATTAACAAATTGAAAAGGTAAAATCCAATAAAGCTAAGTCGAATATTTCTTACTTTAGAGGTCGCTTTACGGCTTTACCTGTGAAAGTAATTTGGAGAGAAGAAGGCGGCGGTCGTCGTCGTCGTCGGGGGAACCATCTTTGTCGCCAGAGACTGCAACAAAGCTCTCATCCAATGAGGGCCCGTCTGCATTTCTTACCTTCGCTTCTTCAATCAGTTGCTTTATGGCTGTCTGTAATAGCTTCACCTTATCCCTTGATTCCATTTCGTTCGATCACCCTCTTCTGCTGACTTCTTTTTCGTAAAAGAAGAATCGGCGTTATGAGGTGGGGATCTTCCGGAAAACTTGCTCTAATCGAATCAGTAGAAGCGAGGTCAACACTTTCGCCATCAACCGTCCAGCTTATCCGCATAGATATCCTCTTCTGGGAGAATTACCCACCTACGTCCCACAAAGCTTCTTCGACATCCCAAATATTGGAGAATATTGTGCTTCCTTCCTTTTATAGgcctctttatttatttatttattttttctcctCTCAAGCTCTCCTTCCAAAGCAATATTCTAGTGAAATTTCGTCCGATACATGTTCGCTAATTATAGAAGAAATTTGAAGTTTAAATCTAAATTGAACTTAATTATTATGTATTTAGATCCACTAATATTATTGTCAgtataaaaaagattaattcaaattttaatcgcataaaaaaaataagtagaATACTTGTCATGTAGATGAGGTTTTCTCACAGTGGTGTATTTTACTAAAATAGCACGGCATAAAATTTGACCTATTCCAGCATCGTCCAGAGAGCAATGAACAACTTTTGAGATAACCCCGTACTCCTCGTGAAATTGTTATATATTATCAAGTCGGTGTTGTTAATCAAGAGTTCCGGTAACCATTGCACTCTGGTTAATTGGAAAATATTCTTCCTCTCTTTTCATCTTCTTGGAATTCTGCCGTGCGTACAAGAGATCAATTTTGCAGCTAGCCTCCTAAAAGTAATGACGAGAAATTGTTTGCCCACattgttgtcaaaaaaaaaaaaactgtttaaCCGACATTGAAAAGAGAGAAGGACTTCACCCTAAGTAGCAGTGCCTTCTTCTAGCCAACCAAGAGCCCTGCACTAAATACATGCTAAAACAACGCGAGAACATCTTCACTTTTACAGGAGCAAACATCGTGTAATCATACACATAGTCATGTACCATAAAAAGGTAAGTTTATCGGAAATTTCTCTTAAACGTAACCACCCTACCATTGACATTTACATCAAACTGCACAGCGCATTTACAAAATGCCAATCTCAGCAATATAACCAATCAAACTAGCTAACCGTAAATAATAACCAAATTAAGCTACCTGAACTTCAATTTACATCTATCCCCACATACAGAGTCTAGAATAAAAGCCAAGTTATCCATCGCATCTACACAAATTGATAAATGTCATCATTTCCCATGCTAGATACGTCATATGAAGTCGAGGATATTTCCCTCTCGGCACCATCAAGCTCAGCCTGCAAAATTGAAGTGTTTAACAGGCGTAAATGAACATCTTTCCCTACCTGCGCTAATTGAATATAAAGGCTAAAATTCATATAGGAAGGTAGCAGATTCAACATATGCTTGGATATacaaattttggagaaaatCATGCACTATTTTCTTCACTAGGTTTGCCGTCCCTATAGATTACAATAAGATGTGATTTGTCATACCTCAAAAAACTTTCCACGTTTTGCAGTGTGCAAAGTAAATAGTGTCTACCAACCTAAGTTCCACACCAAGATTACCTTAGCT from the Coffea arabica cultivar ET-39 chromosome 11e, Coffea Arabica ET-39 HiFi, whole genome shotgun sequence genome contains:
- the LOC140021435 gene encoding uncharacterized protein translates to MRLQTAADAVRCKTFPMFLKGKARHWFQGLAPGSIRSFPELARQFAAQFVSSKTYSKNAAHLMAIKQRPDESLMNFMTRFNTESLQIRDKDENVVMTAFMNGLKAKELYYKLVEKPPGGLEELLTRAHAAANAEEVTCLKRESDREIGDRRGRGNPPENKDGPAKKIVFDRLTKEKIFAQPPLPEKGYTPLTRPRTQILAVMEAEGLGQRPPKMGTPRNKRNQDRYCAFHRDVGHDTEGCWALRKEIEDLIQRGFLGRLVRQGRPGQEPGRTYRGDRGEGPRHGRPERRDVPRGNSPDQDNQNLAGVINTIVGGPRRGTAMQLGRTGGLPPEGDDSLKRLCMDEEITFGPRDAVTLASGNHEAIAIDVVTNNYRVKKVYVDQGSAVDILFYRVFKEFGLEDGQLTPVRTPLVGFTGPPINPEGMITLMVTVGQAPKCRTIPINFVVVKQQSPYNVFLGRPALNALRAIPLSLHLSVKFPSPGGIAEVHGDPEVARACYLTVLRGHEKVIAQTTSLEPYIPGEEARQLGTQDEIEEFPLREDRPDQILRIGASLPSEEKEGLKALLIEYSQVFAWMVEDMPKIPTDLAVHHLNVDPRFKPVKQKKSSFAPERNDVIKKEVGKLLESKIILQGYHQIEMAEKDREKTSFITEEGTYCYRKMSFGLQNAVATYQRLVNKLFQSQIDRSMEVYVDDMIVKSRTDRQFVPDLREILNILWESRMRLNPKKCTFGVRSGKFLGFLVSRDGIRANPDKLQAIMDMAPPRNVKEVQRLTGRMAALNRFLSRSAGETLFLYLSARNEAVSAVLVQEDRGAQRPIYYVSCALQGPETRYTPTKKLVLALVHAARKLRPYF
- the LOC113719300 gene encoding nuclear transport factor 2B-like, giving the protein MDQADQVAKAFVDHYYSTFDTNRSGLGNLYQDQSMLTFEGEKFQGSSNILAKLTGLPFQQCQHGITTVDCQPSGPAGGMLVFVSGLLVVDGGEHPLKFSQMFHLMPTPQGSFYVLNDIFRLNYA
- the LOC113719299 gene encoding uncharacterized protein; this translates as MESRDKVKLLQTAIKQLIEEAKVRNADGPSLDESFVAVSGDKDGSPDDDDDRRLLLSKLLSQLDALQEDGMLEEPKASADNSKVPNPEAEAEAGEKSETANEARKGDSSSEIGKEDIIKELNEVKRQNFITHCLLSAMIVLTVAWQLSQVSLILKVKEGLSHPFKSLGGMITGLLKGNRRITGQEVDKLASSVMPKPILAASSLPDLKIPELPRVELPVFDVDNEE